A section of the Pseudomonas lini genome encodes:
- a CDS encoding glucan biosynthesis protein G has protein sequence MIVSPCNAPKLSAKRFRSALVAGSALLCLFSAGQLWAFNLDDVSVKAKELAGQKYEAPRSNLPNEFREMKFADYQKIRFLTEKAEWANQKTPFKLSFYHQGMHFDTPVKINEITANTVEEIKYDPSRFDFGDVKFDPKATEQLGYAGFRVLYPINKADKQDEIMTMLGASYFRVIGKGQTYGLSARGMAIDTALPSGEEFPRFTEFWIQQPQPGDKHLVIFALLDSPRATGAYRLTLRPGSDTVVDVKAKMFLRDKVTKLGVAPLTSMFLFGANQPSKVLNYRRELHDSSGLSIHAGNGEWIWRPLNNPKHLAVSNFSIENPRGFGLLQRGRDFSHYEDLDDRYDKRPSAWIEPKGDWGKGSVDLVEIPTADETNDNIVAFWSPDKLPEPGQSLDVAYRLHWTLDEASLHSPDSAWVQQTLRSTGDVKQSNLIRQPDGSVAYLVDFEGPSLQALPEDAEVRSQVSVGDNAELVENSVRYNPETKGWRLTLRMKIKDPGKATEMRAALVKNITPAEAIKTAAPASSSSVAKADKIAARQQEKKDKEAKQAEAQAQQVKDTKDKDNKDAKQPVAAEAAPATTESAPTEQVLTETWSYQLPADE, from the coding sequence GTGATTGTTAGTCCCTGTAATGCACCAAAATTGTCTGCCAAACGGTTTCGAAGCGCTCTGGTAGCAGGCTCTGCACTGCTCTGCCTGTTCAGCGCCGGCCAACTTTGGGCATTCAATCTGGATGACGTATCGGTCAAGGCAAAAGAGCTGGCCGGGCAAAAATACGAAGCCCCGCGCAGTAACCTGCCGAATGAATTTCGCGAGATGAAATTCGCTGATTATCAAAAAATTCGGTTCCTGACTGAAAAGGCCGAATGGGCGAATCAGAAAACCCCATTCAAGCTGTCGTTCTATCACCAGGGTATGCACTTCGATACGCCGGTGAAAATCAACGAAATCACGGCCAACACCGTCGAAGAGATCAAATACGACCCAAGTCGTTTCGATTTCGGCGACGTGAAGTTCGATCCTAAAGCCACCGAACAGCTGGGTTATGCCGGTTTCCGTGTGCTGTACCCGATCAACAAGGCCGACAAGCAAGACGAAATCATGACCATGCTCGGCGCGAGTTATTTCCGCGTCATCGGCAAGGGGCAGACCTACGGGCTCTCCGCTCGCGGCATGGCTATTGATACCGCGTTGCCGTCCGGCGAAGAGTTCCCGCGCTTCACCGAGTTCTGGATTCAACAGCCGCAGCCGGGCGACAAGCATCTGGTGATCTTCGCCCTGCTGGATTCGCCGCGTGCCACCGGTGCCTATCGCCTGACCCTGCGTCCGGGCAGCGATACGGTCGTCGACGTCAAGGCCAAGATGTTCCTGCGTGACAAGGTCACCAAGCTCGGTGTTGCGCCGCTGACCAGCATGTTCCTGTTCGGCGCCAACCAGCCGTCGAAAGTGCTGAACTACCGTCGCGAACTGCATGATTCCAGCGGTCTGTCGATCCATGCCGGCAACGGTGAATGGATCTGGCGCCCACTGAACAATCCGAAACACCTGGCCGTGAGCAACTTCTCGATCGAGAACCCGCGCGGTTTCGGTTTGCTGCAACGTGGCCGTGACTTCAGTCACTACGAAGACCTCGATGACCGCTACGACAAGCGCCCAAGTGCCTGGATCGAACCGAAAGGCGATTGGGGCAAAGGCTCCGTCGATCTGGTGGAGATTCCTACTGCTGACGAAACCAACGACAATATCGTTGCCTTCTGGAGCCCGGACAAACTGCCTGAGCCTGGCCAGTCGCTGGACGTTGCCTACCGCTTGCACTGGACCCTCGATGAAGCCTCCCTGCATTCGCCGGACAGCGCCTGGGTTCAACAGACCCTGCGTTCCACGGGTGATGTGAAGCAGTCGAACCTGATTCGTCAGCCGGACGGCAGCGTGGCCTATCTGGTGGATTTCGAAGGCCCCTCCCTGCAGGCCTTGCCGGAAGATGCCGAAGTGCGCAGCCAGGTGAGCGTTGGCGACAACGCAGAGCTGGTCGAGAACAGCGTCCGTTACAACCCTGAAACCAAGGGCTGGCGCCTGACTTTGCGGATGAAAATCAAGGATCCGGGCAAAGCCACCGAAATGCGGGCTGCACTGGTGAAGAACATCACGCCTGCCGAAGCGATCAAGACCGCGGCGCCAGCGTCCAGTTCTTCCGTTGCCAAGGCCGACAAGATCGCCGCCCGGCAGCAAGAGAAGAAGGACAAGGAAGCCAAGCAGGCTGAAGCACAAGCCCAGCAAGTCAAGGACACCAAGGACAAGGACAACAAAGACGCCAAGCAGCCTGTTGCTGCCGAAGCGGCCCCAGCCACAACGGAATCGGCACCGACTGAACAAGTCCTGACCGAGACCTGGAGCTATCAGTTGCCCGCCGATGAGTAA
- the pip gene encoding prolyl aminopeptidase, with amino-acid sequence MQTLYPQIKPHARHDLAVDKTHTLYVDESGSPEGLPVVFIHGGPGAGCDAQSRRYFDPNLYRIVTFDQRGCGRSTPHASLENNTTWDLVADLERIRKHLGIDKWVLFGGSWGSTLALAYAQTHPERVHGLILRGIFLCRPQEIEWFYQCGASRLFPDYWQDYIAPIPQDERHDLLSAFHKRLVGNDQIAQMHAAKAWSMWEGRTATLRPNPLVVDRFSEPQRALSIARIECHYFTNNAFLEPNQLIRDMAKIAHLPGVIVHGRYDVICPLDNAWELHQAWPNSELQVIRDAGHAASESGITDALVRAADLMARRMLNLSPDEA; translated from the coding sequence ATGCAGACTTTGTACCCGCAGATCAAACCCCACGCCCGGCACGATCTGGCTGTCGATAAAACCCACACGCTGTATGTCGACGAAAGCGGTTCGCCGGAAGGTTTGCCGGTGGTGTTTATTCATGGCGGCCCTGGCGCCGGATGTGATGCCCAGAGCCGCCGGTATTTCGATCCGAACCTGTATCGCATTGTCACCTTCGATCAGCGTGGTTGCGGTCGTTCCACGCCCCACGCCAGCCTGGAAAACAACACCACCTGGGATCTGGTCGCCGACCTCGAGCGGATTCGCAAGCACTTGGGCATCGACAAATGGGTGCTGTTCGGCGGCTCCTGGGGTTCGACCCTGGCCCTGGCCTACGCGCAAACCCATCCGGAGCGCGTGCATGGCTTGATTCTGCGCGGGATCTTTCTCTGCCGTCCCCAGGAAATCGAATGGTTCTACCAGTGTGGCGCCAGCCGTCTGTTTCCTGATTACTGGCAGGACTACATCGCGCCGATCCCGCAGGATGAACGTCACGACTTGCTCTCGGCGTTCCATAAACGCCTGGTGGGCAACGATCAGATCGCTCAGATGCACGCGGCCAAGGCCTGGTCCATGTGGGAAGGCCGCACCGCCACCCTGCGGCCGAATCCGCTGGTGGTCGACCGTTTCTCCGAGCCTCAGCGTGCATTGTCCATCGCCCGTATCGAGTGCCATTACTTCACCAACAATGCTTTCCTCGAGCCGAACCAACTGATTCGTGACATGGCCAAGATCGCGCACCTGCCCGGCGTTATCGTCCATGGTCGTTACGACGTGATCTGTCCGTTGGACAATGCCTGGGAATTGCATCAGGCCTGGCCGAACAGTGAATTGCAGGTGATTCGCGACGCCGGCCATGCGGCGTCCGAATCGGGTATTACCGATGCCTTGGTACGCGCCGCTGATCTGATGGCCCGCCGTATGCTCAACCTGTCGCCTGACGAAGCATGA
- a CDS encoding choline ABC transporter substrate-binding protein, protein MKRLFTRCLSILCGTALLSTSVFANDPASCKTVRMGVVNWTDVIATSGMADVLFNGLGYESKQTSAVQQIIFAGIRDKRLDIFLGYWKPAMDKNIAPFVAVNQVKVMDKPSLSDAQATLAVPDYVAAAGLKTFADIARFKDQLGGKIYGIEPGSGANTTIKTMIEANHFGLKDFKLIESGEAGMLAAVQRAVNRKEFVVFVGWTPHPMNINMNIAYLTGSEDVYGPNEGAATVSTVTAPDYAERCPNVNRLLENLTFTAAQESQLMVPIMERKTPQEVARQWLRDHPEDLRRWLAGVSSFDGKEGVATVQASLKN, encoded by the coding sequence ATGAAAAGACTGTTCACCCGCTGTCTCTCAATCCTCTGCGGCACTGCTCTTCTGAGCACCAGCGTTTTCGCCAACGATCCCGCTTCCTGCAAGACCGTGCGCATGGGCGTGGTCAACTGGACTGATGTGATCGCCACCAGTGGCATGGCTGACGTATTGTTCAATGGCCTCGGCTACGAAAGCAAACAAACCAGCGCCGTGCAGCAAATCATCTTCGCCGGCATCCGCGACAAACGCCTCGATATCTTCCTCGGTTACTGGAAACCGGCGATGGACAAAAACATCGCGCCGTTTGTGGCCGTCAATCAGGTGAAGGTCATGGACAAACCGAGCCTCTCGGATGCCCAGGCGACCCTTGCCGTGCCTGACTATGTTGCGGCGGCGGGCCTGAAAACCTTCGCCGACATCGCCAGGTTCAAGGATCAGCTCGGCGGCAAGATCTACGGTATCGAGCCGGGTAGCGGGGCCAACACCACGATCAAAACCATGATCGAGGCCAATCACTTTGGCTTGAAGGATTTCAAACTGATCGAGTCCGGTGAGGCCGGGATGCTCGCCGCCGTGCAACGGGCAGTCAATCGCAAGGAGTTCGTGGTGTTCGTCGGCTGGACCCCGCATCCGATGAACATCAACATGAACATCGCCTACCTGACCGGCAGCGAAGACGTCTATGGGCCGAACGAAGGCGCGGCGACCGTTTCCACCGTGACCGCGCCGGATTATGCCGAGCGTTGCCCGAACGTGAACCGGCTGCTGGAAAACCTGACCTTTACCGCCGCCCAGGAAAGCCAGTTGATGGTGCCGATCATGGAGCGCAAGACGCCGCAGGAGGTCGCCAGGCAATGGTTGCGTGATCATCCCGAAGATCTTCGGCGCTGGCTGGCGGGTGTCAGTAGTTTCGATGGCAAGGAGGGTGTGGCAACCGTTCAGGCCAGTTTGAAAAACTGA
- the hutG gene encoding N-formylglutamate deformylase — MDKVLNFKQGRVPLLISMPHAGLRLTPVVEAGLIPDAKSLPDTDWHIPRLYEFATELGASTLAAEYSRFVIDLNRPSDDKPLYVGATTGLYPATLFDGIPLFREGLEPSAAERATYLEQIWTPYHRTLQEELARLKAEFGYALLFDAHSIRSIIPHLFDGKLPDFNLGTFNGASCDPQLASQLEAICARHGDYSHVLNGRFKGGHITRHYGNPSENIHAVQLELGQCTYMEEFEPFRYRPDLAAPTQVVLRELLQGLLAWGEKHYG; from the coding sequence GTGGATAAGGTTCTGAACTTCAAACAAGGCCGCGTGCCGCTGCTGATCAGCATGCCCCACGCCGGCCTGCGCCTGACCCCAGTGGTCGAAGCGGGATTGATTCCCGACGCGAAAAGCCTGCCGGACACCGACTGGCACATCCCAAGGCTTTACGAGTTCGCCACCGAGCTGGGCGCCAGCACCCTGGCGGCCGAGTACTCGCGGTTTGTCATCGACCTGAACCGACCGTCCGACGACAAGCCTTTGTATGTCGGCGCCACGACCGGTCTGTACCCGGCGACGCTGTTCGACGGTATACCGTTGTTCCGCGAAGGGCTGGAGCCATCGGCTGCAGAGCGGGCGACTTATCTGGAGCAGATCTGGACGCCGTATCACCGCACCTTGCAGGAAGAACTGGCGCGGCTGAAAGCCGAATTCGGCTACGCGCTGCTATTCGATGCGCACTCGATCCGCTCGATCATCCCGCACCTGTTCGACGGCAAGCTGCCGGACTTCAACCTCGGCACCTTCAACGGCGCCAGTTGCGATCCACAATTGGCCAGCCAACTGGAAGCCATCTGCGCACGGCATGGGGATTACAGCCATGTGCTGAACGGTCGCTTCAAGGGCGGGCACATCACCCGGCATTACGGCAACCCGTCCGAGAACATTCATGCCGTGCAACTGGAGTTGGGTCAGTGCACCTACATGGAAGAGTTCGAGCCATTCCGTTATCGCCCGGACCTGGCGGCACCGACGCAAGTGGTGCTGAGGGAATTGCTGCAAGGGTTGTTGGCGTGGGGCGAAAAGCACTACGGCTGA
- the hutI gene encoding imidazolonepropionase — MKTLWQHCHVATMARGIYSIIEDAAIVTSGAHIEWIGPRGELPSGEYPAVNDLKGAWVTPGLIDCHTHTVFGGNRSGEFEQRLQGVSYAEIAAAGGGIASTVRATRLASEDELFFSAAKRLKSLMRDGVTTVEMKSGYGLDLASERKILRVIRRLGAELPVSVRSTCLAAHALPPEYVDRADDYIDHICSEMLPALAAEGLVDAVDAFCEYLAFSPEQVERVFVAAQNLGLPVKLHAEQLSSLHGSSLAARYHALSADHLEFMTEDDAIAMAKSGTVAVLLPGAFYFLRETQLPPMEALRKHGVKIAIASDLNPGTSPALSLRLMLNMACTCFRMTPEEALAGATIHAATALGMAETHGSLEAGKVADFVAWQIDRPADLSYWLGGELEKRVVRHGVETSV; from the coding sequence ATGAAAACTCTCTGGCAACACTGCCACGTCGCAACGATGGCGCGAGGCATCTACTCGATCATCGAGGATGCGGCCATCGTGACGTCAGGTGCGCACATTGAGTGGATTGGTCCGCGCGGCGAACTGCCGTCAGGCGAGTACCCGGCAGTCAATGATCTTAAAGGGGCCTGGGTGACTCCGGGCCTGATCGACTGCCATACCCACACGGTGTTCGGCGGTAACCGCAGTGGTGAATTCGAGCAACGTCTGCAAGGCGTCAGTTATGCGGAAATTGCCGCGGCCGGCGGTGGCATTGCCAGCACCGTGCGCGCCACTCGCTTAGCCTCCGAAGACGAGCTGTTCTTCAGCGCCGCCAAGCGCCTGAAGAGCCTGATGCGCGACGGCGTGACCACGGTCGAGATGAAGTCCGGCTACGGCCTGGACCTGGCCAGCGAACGCAAAATCCTGCGGGTGATCCGCCGTCTCGGCGCCGAATTGCCGGTCAGCGTGCGCAGCACCTGCCTGGCCGCCCACGCTCTGCCGCCGGAATACGTTGATCGCGCCGACGACTACATCGATCACATCTGCAGCGAAATGCTCCCGGCCCTGGCCGCCGAAGGGCTGGTGGATGCGGTGGACGCTTTCTGCGAGTACCTGGCATTTTCGCCGGAACAGGTCGAACGGGTTTTCGTCGCTGCGCAGAACCTCGGCTTGCCGGTGAAGCTGCATGCCGAGCAATTGTCGTCGCTGCACGGGTCGAGCCTGGCGGCGCGTTACCACGCGTTGTCCGCCGATCACCTGGAATTCATGACCGAAGACGACGCCATCGCCATGGCCAAGTCCGGCACCGTCGCGGTATTGCTGCCCGGCGCGTTCTACTTCCTGCGGGAAACCCAATTGCCGCCGATGGAAGCCCTGCGCAAACACGGCGTAAAAATCGCCATCGCCAGCGACCTTAACCCGGGCACTTCGCCGGCGCTGTCGTTGCGCTTGATGCTGAACATGGCCTGCACCTGTTTCCGCATGACCCCGGAAGAGGCTCTGGCTGGCGCCACGATTCATGCGGCCACCGCTCTGGGCATGGCTGAGACTCACGGTTCGCTGGAAGCCGGCAAAGTCGCAGACTTCGTCGCCTGGCAGATTGATCGACCGGCCGACCTGTCGTACTGGCTGGGCGGCGAACTGGAAAAACGCGTCGTGCGTCACGGCGTCGAAACAAGCGTTTAG
- the dtd gene encoding D-aminoacyl-tRNA deacylase: MKGLLQRVRGARVEVAGEMVGAIDQGLLVLVAVEPDDTPASADKLLHKLLNYRVFSDAEGKMNLSLADVGGGLLLVSQFTLAADTKNGLRPSFSTAAPPALGEELFDYLLGKAKQVHGTVASGRFGADMQVHLVNDGPVTFLLQT; this comes from the coding sequence ATGAAGGGTCTGCTGCAGCGCGTGCGTGGCGCGCGAGTCGAGGTTGCGGGGGAGATGGTTGGGGCGATAGATCAGGGGTTGCTGGTGCTGGTGGCGGTCGAGCCCGACGATACCCCGGCCAGTGCCGACAAACTTCTGCATAAACTGCTTAACTATCGAGTATTCAGTGACGCCGAGGGCAAGATGAATCTGTCCTTGGCGGACGTAGGCGGTGGGTTGCTGCTGGTCTCGCAGTTCACCCTGGCCGCCGACACCAAAAACGGGTTGCGCCCCAGTTTTTCGACGGCGGCGCCTCCTGCTTTGGGCGAGGAGTTGTTCGACTATCTATTGGGTAAAGCGAAACAGGTGCATGGCACTGTGGCATCAGGTAGATTCGGCGCGGATATGCAGGTGCATCTGGTCAATGATGGCCCGGTAACCTTCCTGTTACAGACGTAA
- a CDS encoding amino acid permease encodes MQQPTKGLKRGLSARHIRFMALGSAIGTGLFYGSASAIQMAGPAVLLAYLIGGAAVFMVMRALGEMAVHNPVAGSFGQYASTYLGPMAGFILGWTYAFEMVIVGMADVTAFGIYMGFWFPEVARWIWVLGIVSVVGGLNLCNVKVFGEMEFWLSLLKVAAIVAMILGGFGIMLFGISTAPGAQVTDISNLWSHGGFMPNGVGGLIASFAVVMFAFGGIEIIGVTAGEAKDPQRVLPKAINAVPLRILLFYVLTMLVLMSIFPWQQIGSQGSPFVQIFDNLGISSAATILNIVVISAAVSAINSDIFGAGRMMYGLAQQGHAPKGFARLSRNGVPWLTVVVMSSALLLGVLLNYLIPENVFLLIASIATFATVWVWLMILFTQVAMRRSMSAEQVAQLKFPVPFWPYAPMAAIAFMLFIFGVLGYFPDTQAALIVGVVWIVLLVLAYLTWVKPAAGKMMPVEQEPFFSHR; translated from the coding sequence ATGCAACAGCCAACAAAAGGTTTGAAACGCGGGCTCTCTGCCCGACATATTCGCTTCATGGCGCTGGGGTCGGCGATCGGCACCGGGCTGTTTTACGGTTCTGCCTCGGCCATTCAGATGGCCGGGCCTGCGGTATTGCTCGCTTACCTGATCGGTGGCGCGGCGGTGTTCATGGTCATGCGCGCCCTCGGCGAGATGGCGGTGCACAACCCGGTGGCCGGCTCTTTCGGCCAGTACGCCAGCACCTACCTGGGGCCGATGGCAGGCTTCATCCTCGGTTGGACCTATGCGTTCGAAATGGTCATCGTCGGTATGGCCGACGTCACCGCGTTCGGTATTTACATGGGATTCTGGTTTCCGGAAGTCGCTCGCTGGATTTGGGTACTCGGCATCGTTTCGGTGGTCGGCGGCTTGAACCTGTGCAACGTCAAAGTCTTCGGTGAAATGGAATTTTGGCTGTCGCTGCTCAAGGTCGCGGCCATCGTTGCGATGATCCTGGGTGGCTTCGGCATCATGCTGTTCGGTATCAGCACCGCGCCCGGCGCCCAGGTGACCGACATCAGCAACCTCTGGAGCCATGGCGGCTTCATGCCCAACGGCGTGGGTGGCCTGATCGCTTCGTTTGCCGTGGTGATGTTTGCGTTTGGCGGCATTGAAATCATCGGCGTAACGGCCGGTGAAGCCAAAGATCCGCAGCGTGTGCTGCCCAAAGCGATCAATGCCGTACCGCTGCGTATTTTGCTGTTCTACGTGCTGACGATGCTGGTGCTGATGTCGATCTTTCCTTGGCAGCAGATTGGCAGCCAAGGCAGCCCGTTCGTGCAGATTTTCGACAACCTGGGAATCAGTTCGGCGGCGACCATCCTCAACATCGTGGTGATCTCGGCGGCGGTGTCGGCCATCAACAGTGACATCTTCGGCGCGGGCCGCATGATGTATGGCCTGGCTCAGCAAGGGCACGCCCCCAAAGGCTTTGCCCGTTTGTCGCGCAATGGCGTGCCATGGCTGACGGTGGTGGTGATGAGCAGTGCGCTGCTGCTGGGCGTGTTGCTGAACTACCTGATTCCGGAAAACGTGTTTCTGTTGATCGCCTCCATCGCAACCTTCGCCACGGTGTGGGTCTGGTTGATGATTCTGTTCACTCAGGTAGCGATGCGTCGTTCCATGAGCGCCGAGCAGGTCGCACAACTGAAGTTCCCTGTGCCGTTCTGGCCTTATGCGCCGATGGCGGCGATTGCTTTCATGCTGTTCATTTTCGGCGTGCTGGGCTATTTCCCGGATACCCAGGCGGCGTTGATCGTCGGCGTGGTCTGGATTGTGTTGTTGGTGCTGGCCTACCTGACGTGGGTCAAACCGGCGGCAGGAAAGATGATGCCGGTGGAGCAGGAACCCTTTTTTTCTCATCGATAA
- a CDS encoding alpha/beta hydrolase, protein MAPYPLSEHMAAFVEKTLSFNSTDSSLTGLRQAYSEMCRAFTPPRPAELEVVDFQLAGVAVRSWQPPVTPPTNGWPCIVYLHGGGWVVGDLDSHAFICAELASVLGVLVIAVDYRLAPEHPFPAAFDDCLSVWRALRTGPFQLDPARTLVAGDSAGGNLAAALCLALRDAGEPMPCAQVLIYPGLGGDHRLPSRSECADAPLLSSSDLDCYHALYLGGTRQPGAYAMPLLADDLSGLPPALIAVAQFDPLRDDGVLYAGRLNAAGVSATLYYGEGLVHGCLRARRQVAEVDRLYETLLGYLAEKTG, encoded by the coding sequence ATGGCTCCTTATCCACTCTCCGAACACATGGCGGCTTTCGTCGAGAAAACCCTCAGCTTCAACAGCACCGACAGCAGCCTTACCGGTTTGCGTCAGGCCTACAGCGAAATGTGCCGGGCGTTTACCCCGCCACGTCCTGCGGAGCTTGAGGTGGTCGACTTCCAACTGGCAGGCGTGGCGGTGCGTTCCTGGCAACCGCCGGTCACGCCGCCGACCAACGGTTGGCCGTGCATCGTGTACCTGCACGGCGGCGGTTGGGTGGTGGGGGATCTGGATTCCCACGCCTTCATCTGCGCCGAACTGGCGTCGGTGCTCGGGGTGCTGGTGATCGCCGTCGATTATCGATTGGCGCCGGAGCATCCGTTTCCGGCGGCGTTCGATGACTGCCTGAGTGTATGGCGCGCGTTACGGACGGGACCGTTTCAGCTCGACCCTGCGCGGACACTGGTGGCAGGCGACAGCGCTGGCGGCAACCTCGCCGCTGCGTTGTGCCTCGCGTTGCGCGATGCCGGCGAGCCAATGCCATGTGCGCAAGTTCTGATCTATCCGGGACTGGGTGGCGACCACCGATTGCCGTCGCGCAGCGAATGCGCCGATGCGCCATTGCTCAGCAGCAGCGATCTGGATTGTTATCACGCGTTGTATTTAGGCGGTACCCGACAACCGGGTGCCTATGCGATGCCCTTGCTCGCCGACGATCTCAGCGGTCTGCCACCGGCATTGATCGCCGTGGCACAGTTCGACCCGCTGCGCGATGACGGCGTGCTTTACGCCGGGCGACTCAACGCCGCAGGCGTGAGCGCAACGCTTTATTACGGGGAGGGGCTGGTGCACGGCTGTTTGCGGGCACGGAGGCAGGTTGCCGAGGTCGACCGACTCTATGAAACCCTGCTCGGCTATTTGGCTGAGAAGACGGGCTGA
- the hutH gene encoding histidine ammonia-lyase, with protein sequence MTALNLIPGQLSLAQLRDVYQHPVKITLDNSASAQIEASVACVEQILAENRTAYGINTGFGLLASTRIASEDLENLQRSLVLSHAAGVGEPISDALVRLVMVLKVNSLSRGFSGIRRVVIDALIALINAEVYPHIPLKGSVGASGDLAPLAHMSLVLLGEGKARYKGEWMEATEALKVAGLTPLTLAAKEGLALLNGTQVSTAYALRGLFEGEDLFAGALAIGGMTVEAVLGSRSPFDARIHAARGQKGQIDAAAAYRDLLGERSEVSDSHQNCEKVQDPYSLRCQPQVMGACLTQFRQAAEVLAIEANAVSDNPLVFAAEGDVISGGNFHAEPVAMAADNMALAIAEIGSLSERRISLMMDKHMSQLPPFLVANGGVNSGFMIAQVTAAALASENKALSHPHSVDSLPTSANQEDHVSMAPAAGKRLWEMAENTRGVLAVEWLAAAQGLDLREGLKTSAKLEKVRAILRAEVPFYEKDRFFAPDINAASELLATRCLNELVTAKLLPSL encoded by the coding sequence GTGACTGCGCTTAATTTGATTCCCGGCCAACTGAGCCTTGCCCAACTGCGTGATGTTTATCAGCACCCGGTCAAAATCACCCTCGACAACAGCGCTTCGGCGCAAATCGAAGCCAGCGTCGCCTGCGTGGAACAAATCCTCGCCGAGAACCGCACTGCGTATGGAATCAACACCGGTTTCGGCCTGCTGGCCTCGACCCGCATCGCCAGCGAAGACCTGGAAAACCTGCAGCGCTCGCTGGTCCTGTCTCACGCGGCCGGTGTTGGCGAGCCGATCAGTGACGCGCTGGTGCGCCTGGTCATGGTGCTCAAGGTCAACAGCCTGAGCCGTGGTTTCTCCGGGATTCGTCGTGTGGTGATCGACGCGCTGATCGCGCTGATCAACGCCGAGGTTTACCCGCACATTCCGTTGAAAGGCTCGGTCGGTGCTTCCGGCGACCTGGCGCCGTTGGCCCACATGTCTCTCGTGCTGTTGGGCGAAGGCAAGGCTCGCTACAAGGGCGAGTGGATGGAAGCCACTGAAGCACTGAAAGTCGCTGGCCTGACCCCGCTGACCCTCGCTGCGAAAGAAGGCCTGGCGCTGCTCAACGGCACTCAGGTGTCTACCGCTTATGCATTGCGCGGTTTGTTCGAAGGTGAGGACCTGTTTGCTGGCGCACTGGCCATTGGTGGTATGACGGTTGAAGCGGTATTGGGCTCGCGCTCGCCATTCGACGCGCGTATCCACGCCGCTCGCGGCCAGAAAGGCCAGATCGACGCCGCTGCCGCTTACCGCGATCTGCTGGGCGAGCGCAGTGAAGTATCCGACTCGCACCAGAACTGCGAAAAGGTCCAGGACCCGTACTCCCTGCGCTGCCAGCCGCAAGTCATGGGCGCCTGCCTGACCCAGTTCCGTCAGGCCGCCGAAGTACTCGCCATTGAAGCCAACGCTGTATCGGACAACCCGCTGGTGTTCGCCGCTGAAGGCGACGTGATCTCCGGTGGTAACTTCCACGCCGAGCCGGTGGCCATGGCCGCCGACAACATGGCCCTGGCCATCGCCGAAATCGGTTCCCTGAGCGAACGCCGCATCTCGTTGATGATGGACAAGCACATGTCGCAGTTGCCGCCGTTCCTGGTGGCCAATGGCGGCGTGAACTCCGGCTTCATGATCGCCCAGGTGACTGCGGCGGCATTGGCCAGCGAGAACAAGGCGCTGTCTCATCCGCATTCGGTGGACAGTCTGCCGACGTCGGCCAACCAGGAAGACCATGTTTCCATGGCTCCGGCGGCGGGCAAGCGTCTATGGGAAATGGCGGAAAACACGCGTGGGGTTCTGGCGGTTGAATGGCTGGCGGCGGCTCAGGGCCTCGACCTGCGTGAAGGTCTGAAAACCTCGGCCAAACTGGAAAAGGTTCGGGCGATTTTGCGGGCTGAAGTACCGTTTTATGAGAAGGACCGTTTCTTTGCGCCAGACATCAATGCGGCGAGCGAGTTGTTGGCCACGCGTTGCCTGAATGAGCTGGTTACGGCGAAGTTGTTGCCTAGCCTGTGA